In one Nitrospira sp. genomic region, the following are encoded:
- a CDS encoding ABC transporter substrate-binding protein, giving the protein MTFARRQVRCARPSAWERRLAFHHILGMLVWLLFGTSFASATEIIILKSSDIAAYNQAINGFKAALPSGMILSEFDLQGDLEKGRKLARKIRASDPALVFAVGLKAAKAAQLEIVDIPVVYSMVLDPAKYGLTTPNMTGILLEVPVERQLAMIRTLLPNLKHIGTLYDPTKTTSLIDEARRLLKPNGMELIPLQINNERDVPGGLRALLPSVDALWLVPDSTVLNDESLRFILNTALEERVPVIGFSREFARSGALLCLSVNYGDIGRQAGQLSRKLLDGQLSLPMKPWHPERIETSLNLKTAKFLGIEISRELEQKADELY; this is encoded by the coding sequence GTGACGTTCGCACGCCGACAGGTACGCTGTGCACGACCCTCCGCCTGGGAGCGGCGACTCGCATTCCATCACATCCTGGGCATGCTCGTGTGGCTGCTGTTCGGAACGTCCTTCGCCTCCGCAACTGAGATCATCATCCTCAAGTCCTCGGATATCGCCGCGTATAATCAAGCCATCAACGGATTCAAAGCCGCCCTCCCAAGCGGAATGATCCTATCCGAGTTCGATCTGCAGGGAGACCTGGAGAAGGGACGAAAGCTCGCACGAAAGATCCGCGCCTCTGATCCGGCTCTCGTGTTCGCCGTAGGCCTGAAAGCAGCAAAGGCCGCTCAGTTGGAGATCGTCGACATCCCGGTGGTCTACTCCATGGTCCTGGACCCGGCGAAATACGGGCTCACGACCCCGAACATGACCGGGATTCTTCTGGAGGTTCCTGTTGAGCGGCAACTGGCCATGATTCGTACTCTATTGCCCAACCTCAAGCATATCGGCACCCTCTACGACCCGACGAAAACCACCTCGCTCATCGACGAAGCCAGACGCCTGTTGAAACCCAACGGGATGGAATTGATTCCGCTTCAGATCAACAATGAACGGGATGTCCCCGGAGGCCTGCGAGCATTACTGCCCTCGGTCGACGCCCTCTGGCTCGTCCCTGACTCCACGGTCCTGAACGACGAATCGCTCCGCTTTATCCTCAATACGGCGCTGGAAGAGCGGGTCCCGGTCATCGGATTTTCGAGAGAATTCGCGCGAAGCGGAGCCCTCTTGTGCCTCTCCGTCAATTACGGCGACATCGGGAGACAAGCCGGCCAACTCAGCCGCAAACTCCTGGACGGCCAACTGTCACTTCCCATGAAACCCTGGCACCCTGAACGCATCGAAACCAGCTTGAATCTCAAGACGGCCAAATTCCTCGGCATCGAGATCTCTCGAGAGCTTGAGCAAAAGGCCGACGAGCTGTATTGA
- a CDS encoding GAF domain-containing protein — MKGPLVNTPTLPPIAPPYLPSGPGRFISLRTKFVVFFSLILVLTCAGMSWYFIHSKRLAMTEQVRNLGVILVKNLAHNVRYGIIIEERVMLEQFIAGVLGVEEVVYVRITGADGQVLAEKSKGTLTSPLGALRSSERPFYPSPDTATSLIRAPGSEPTVTHLRLTATGTVRLQEDHSTLLVSTSGLQEETFYDFALPVLRRSEPRLESLALQAEETHGTRAAQTTPQAFGVVQVGLTEVPMQRELAQALRAFFLLTLGIITTGILCTNLLARRIITPLRNLAAGARNVGEGDLSTFVVPTTQDEVGQLTALFNLMTKSLQERDHAISTNLDTIRRHMAQLTTLNQSSAAITSTLDLDRLLSTVLQLLSENLGFARMVLFLWDSERGVATVGQMLGMPPEIEHAARRLTIPVHPDGGVAADLLIHGKPVLIPNVDDVADRISPAVLPMLRQVGIFSFVAAPLRSQQRILGYLGADRGSVPCSNEDLELLMTIASHVAVAVDNARAYTELATLTEHLERRVQERTHELQTVNERLQEHDQRRSKFVSVASHELRTPMTSIKGFVENMLDGLTGQLSERQAHYLQRVKHNVDRLTRIINQLLDWSRLDVGRVDIKPEPLAIDAFVRDVVESFQTLAAEKSITLEVLPGTDALTVRADRDKLEQVLWNLVGNAIKFTPQSGRVTVQCGTYDEHFAQIIVADTGCGIAADELPLVFNEFSKVESAMPASQGAQLGLFITKSLVTLHGGQMWVDSQLGVGTRFHVTLPLETTPTT; from the coding sequence ATGAAAGGACCCCTCGTGAACACGCCTACGCTGCCCCCCATCGCCCCCCCGTATCTCCCGAGCGGTCCAGGACGCTTTATCAGCCTCCGAACCAAGTTCGTCGTGTTTTTCAGTTTGATTCTCGTGCTCACGTGCGCCGGCATGAGCTGGTATTTCATTCACAGCAAACGACTCGCCATGACCGAGCAGGTACGCAACCTTGGTGTCATCCTGGTCAAAAATCTCGCCCACAACGTCCGCTACGGCATCATCATCGAGGAACGAGTGATGCTTGAGCAATTCATTGCCGGCGTCCTAGGTGTGGAGGAAGTGGTCTATGTCCGGATCACCGGTGCCGACGGCCAAGTACTCGCCGAAAAGAGCAAAGGAACATTGACGAGTCCGCTTGGGGCCTTGCGTTCATCGGAACGCCCCTTCTACCCAAGCCCTGACACGGCGACGTCACTCATCCGGGCCCCCGGTTCCGAGCCCACCGTCACACACCTTCGCCTCACCGCCACTGGAACCGTCCGCTTGCAAGAAGACCATTCGACGTTGCTCGTGTCCACCTCCGGGCTACAAGAGGAGACGTTTTATGATTTTGCCCTTCCGGTGTTGAGACGGTCGGAGCCTCGCCTCGAATCGCTGGCGCTGCAGGCAGAGGAGACCCACGGCACACGTGCCGCCCAGACTACGCCGCAAGCGTTCGGCGTAGTCCAAGTCGGACTAACCGAAGTCCCGATGCAACGGGAACTCGCACAGGCCTTGCGAGCGTTTTTCCTCCTCACCTTGGGCATCATCACCACCGGCATTCTCTGCACGAACCTTCTCGCCCGCCGCATCATCACTCCGTTGCGCAATCTGGCCGCCGGTGCACGGAACGTCGGAGAGGGAGACCTCTCCACCTTCGTAGTTCCCACGACGCAGGACGAGGTCGGCCAGCTCACCGCACTGTTTAATCTCATGACGAAATCGCTGCAGGAACGCGATCACGCCATCTCCACGAACCTCGACACCATTCGTCGCCACATGGCGCAACTGACCACCTTGAACCAATCCAGTGCGGCGATCACCTCGACGCTGGACCTAGACCGGCTCCTGTCCACCGTCCTCCAATTGCTCAGCGAGAACTTGGGGTTCGCTCGAATGGTGCTGTTCCTCTGGGACAGTGAACGGGGCGTTGCAACGGTGGGGCAAATGCTCGGCATGCCTCCCGAAATCGAACACGCTGCGCGCCGTCTGACTATCCCGGTCCACCCCGACGGTGGCGTGGCAGCCGACCTGCTGATTCATGGGAAACCTGTACTGATCCCAAATGTGGACGACGTCGCTGACCGCATTTCCCCTGCAGTACTCCCGATGCTGCGACAGGTGGGCATCTTCTCGTTTGTTGCCGCGCCCCTCCGCAGTCAGCAACGGATCTTGGGATACTTGGGAGCCGACCGAGGAAGCGTCCCCTGCAGCAATGAGGACCTGGAGCTCTTGATGACGATTGCGAGTCACGTGGCGGTGGCGGTGGACAATGCACGAGCCTATACCGAACTGGCGACCCTCACCGAGCATCTCGAACGGCGTGTCCAGGAACGCACGCACGAACTACAAACGGTGAACGAACGACTGCAGGAACACGATCAGCGACGGTCAAAATTCGTGTCGGTCGCCTCGCACGAATTACGCACGCCAATGACCTCCATCAAGGGATTTGTGGAGAACATGCTTGACGGGCTGACGGGACAACTTTCCGAACGACAAGCGCACTATCTGCAACGGGTCAAACACAATGTGGATCGATTGACCAGGATCATCAATCAACTACTGGACTGGTCTCGACTCGATGTCGGCCGCGTCGACATCAAACCCGAACCGCTGGCGATCGATGCGTTTGTCCGCGATGTCGTCGAAAGCTTTCAGACACTCGCGGCCGAAAAGTCCATCACCTTGGAGGTCCTACCAGGTACGGATGCGCTCACGGTACGAGCCGACCGCGACAAGCTGGAGCAGGTGCTGTGGAATCTCGTCGGCAATGCCATCAAGTTCACACCCCAGTCAGGCCGCGTCACCGTGCAATGCGGAACCTATGACGAGCATTTTGCCCAGATCATCGTGGCGGATACGGGTTGCGGCATTGCGGCAGACGAGTTACCCCTCGTCTTCAACGAGTTCTCAAAAGTGGAATCGGCGATGCCCGCCTCGCAAGGGGCGCAACTTGGGCTGTTCATTACCAAGAGTCTGGTCACGCTGCACGGTGGACAGATGTGGGTGGACAGTCAACTAGGCGTCGGAACCCGATTCCATGTCACCCTTCCTCTCGAAACCACGCCGACTACGTAA